The following nucleotide sequence is from Mesobacillus jeotgali.
GGAAATTTCCTTATGGCTTTTGTTCATCGTATACGTTTCAAGCGCTCCGCTCATCGCAAAAATGAAAATCAAAATTGCGCCTTCTGTCCAGTAACCAATGATGGCCGAGCCAATCGCAGCAAAAATCATCAACATCTCGACGTTCAATTCTTTGTCTTCGATTGTGGCTTCAATACCTTCCTTCGCTTTAGCGAAACCTCCGATTACATAGGCCAGGATAAAAGCGATGACAGCTGCCGTTTGTGAATCTCCCTTGCTTAAAATCCAGCCTAAAACGATCAGGATTCCGCTGATACCGGCGGCGATCAGTTCTGCGTGAGGCTGTATTTTTTCCAAAAAGCTTAATTCAGGAACCGAGTTTTTCTTTGCTAATGCATTTGCTCCCTGTGCCATCCTTTTCTCCTCCTTTGAATCTCTAAATGATATTAATAATCACAATCAATCCCCTTAAAAAACACGAAAGCTGCCACCAAATTGGTGACAGCGAGAATCCAAGTCAAAAAATACATATTGTGTTCACTATTATGTTACCATACAATATATGCTTTTTGAAAGAATAATGCGTCTGTCTAAGGAGATAGTTTAATGACAACAAAAGACTTTTTTACCCACCCGCTTGGAATTGCTGTTTCGGCTGTCGGTGCGACCTTCCTATGGGGAAGTGCGTTCCCGTTCATAAAGCTGAGCTATAACAGCCTTGATATCAGGCCGGAAGAGATGGGTGAGCAAATGCTGTTCGCAGGATACCGTTTCCTGCTTGCCGGGCTGCTGATCCTGATCATGTTCCTCCTTTTGAAAAGGAATATGAGATTCAGGCCGGAAACGACCAAGTCTCTTCTGAAAATTGGCCTGTTCCAGACGTTTTTACAATATGTCCTGTTTTATATCGGACTTAGTTATTCCACCGGAATCCAGGGATCGATCATTGCCGGAACAACTTCGTTTTTCCAGATCCTGCTCGCGCATTTTCTTTACCCTGATGACAGGATGAGCCGTTTGAAGGTAGCTGGATTGATGGTCGGTTTCACCGGAGTCATCTTCGCAAACTGGCCTAATGGGGATTATGAAATCAGCTTTGGCATCGGAGAGATCCTGCTGATGGGAGCGATGATGGCTGGTGCCTATGGAAATATCCTCGCCAAACAGGGAAGCGGAAAGATGGAGGTCATTTATTTAACAGCTTACCAGATGATTTTGGGCTCCCTGGGTTTGATTGCGATTGGAGCTTTTTCAGTGGGACTTGTTCCATTCGATTTCGACCTTAAGTCTGGTTTGATGCTCCTTTATCTGGCATTCCTATCAGCAGCAGGCTTTATTTTATGGAACAATGTCATGAAATACAACCAGGTCGGCAAAGTGTCATTGTACCTGTTCCTAGTCCCGGTCTTCGGCGTGATATTATCAGCAGTCTTGCTTGCTGAACCAATCCATTACTTTGTAATAGCCGGGTTAATATTTGTGGTCGTCGGCATCGTTTTAGTCAACCGGCCCGCGCGTAAAAGAAACAGCCTCCCTGCGAAATAGGGAGGCTGTTTTGCATTGTTTAGAAAATCGAACAGAGCGCTTGCG
It contains:
- a CDS encoding DMT family transporter, which encodes MTTKDFFTHPLGIAVSAVGATFLWGSAFPFIKLSYNSLDIRPEEMGEQMLFAGYRFLLAGLLILIMFLLLKRNMRFRPETTKSLLKIGLFQTFLQYVLFYIGLSYSTGIQGSIIAGTTSFFQILLAHFLYPDDRMSRLKVAGLMVGFTGVIFANWPNGDYEISFGIGEILLMGAMMAGAYGNILAKQGSGKMEVIYLTAYQMILGSLGLIAIGAFSVGLVPFDFDLKSGLMLLYLAFLSAAGFILWNNVMKYNQVGKVSLYLFLVPVFGVILSAVLLAEPIHYFVIAGLIFVVVGIVLVNRPARKRNSLPAK